One genomic segment of Oncorhynchus kisutch isolate 150728-3 linkage group LG15, Okis_V2, whole genome shotgun sequence includes these proteins:
- the LOC109905038 gene encoding uncharacterized protein KIAA1211-like isoform X1, giving the protein MKQRTSSLLVSIGVSPSSDCSIMASGPSDVLTNQDPADTTEECTGKKKSKFQTFKNLFSKKKRKEAAAPAGGDSGLKCSQSSDNVSAPEPALLIRSEKDEGSGSKINMGNKALSHDSVFVSESPLSEVTEGLGVSQDSIHGKVKSLQVIRLGSPPSLCVKKMDDAGTLSEDDGLPCSPPEYSTLHTVLAGVSHRSSKPVQRNSSLSLEGTDSDEDQMSCEMGSRSVSPLVFLPVDFSQPASPMGCLDNTAARHRLAVRHKACAKTRKPTTRVDGRAEGESFQEERQNSILPESVEEDDEEDVKREQAGVAEEEQTDGVVVSHQANQAKRSASDEEDKQGVQQELSHAQDAPSLSIQNDSDSEECLSCQAEVSAPRLQTAPLLGTMKSLEPPTGDDFLLTPPGCEVAVEGGSLLQEVLISLKGPLTSVLGLETEAVLLEVEVNMEGSEAESGVDELALNPQEEACLPSDRPDYPAEPREEVEDEPYESEEELVVERFNPKEEEEDAEEINPEYLTKEDQDMPSVEKEEEEENEEEGAEVEEKETEEVVEDERREEEDKMEPDLDVPVQTALLEPGEEEDVMSTSVEDDFQQVPDRDPERACESPECTNELSDQTVTDQACLPQLPNSSTPPPESLDQPEAPAHTTQDQEEPSVTTDQPCITSPSAAAGPEQSPQEHCRGPTATEDPGKPSGGSEHNRPRYTIAPAWQRLATKELTSPPPSPSVTVPGAVETKRDPPSGVEPLSPVGADVPAIPIPTQSTTAPIMSPEDTPPAAQEEETPENLFGVRLRKTSVGMLRLGSETETPPASPVHSLPIEPQRASFTEPQSNSKPALPRKPSELDGMVKPKRIPDLSVGREPSGGSQSSSWISVARQKQRILKENSLEETTDNKHPAEMEEFYRKKSIRTLTRPVSKDQAKPPGSPVKVLCSLEISKPVVVEKEGKRALAHPAPTALAQDEPPWLALAKKKAKAWSEMPQIVQ; this is encoded by the exons ATGAAACAGAGGACGTCATCGCTGTTGGTCAGTATTGGAGTCAGTCCAAG CAGTGACTGCAGTATCATGGCCTCTGGACCATCAGATGTGTTGACCAACCAGGATCCAGCAGACACCACTGAAGAGTGCACAG GCAAGAAGAAGTCCAAGTTCCAGACCTTCAAGAACTTATTTTCTaagaagaagagaaaggaggCCGCTGCTCCTGCCGGGGGGGACAGTGGGTTGAAGTGTAGCCAGTCTAGTGACAATGTCAGCGCCCCCGAACCTGCACTTCTCATCCGCTCTGAGAAAGACGAGGGCTCTGG GTCAAAAATAAATATGGGTAATAAGGCTCTGTCACATGACAGTGTCTTTGTCTCTGAGTCTCCCCTGTCAGAGGTGACTGAGGGTCTGGGAGTCTCTCAGGACAGCATCCATGGGAAAGTCAAGTCTCTACAG GTCATCAGGCTAGGCTCTCCtccgtctctgtgtgtgaagAAGATGGATGATGCAGGAACTCTTTCAGAAGATGACGGCCTGCCCTGCAGCCCACCAGAGTACTCCACCCTGCACACTGTCCTGGCTGGGGTGTCCCACAGG TCTTCCAAACCGGTGCAGAGGAACAGCTCCCTGAGTCTGGAAGGGACCGACAGTGATGAAGACCAG ATGTCCTGTGAGATGGGCTCCAGATCGGTCAGTCCCCTGGTCTTCCTGCCTGTAGACTTCAGCCAGCCTGCCAGTCCCATGGGCTGTCTGGACAACACTGCCGCTCGCCACCGCCTGGCTGTCCGACACAAGGCCTGTGCCAAGACGAGGAAACCCACCACT AGGGTTGATGGCAGGGCTGAGGGAGAATCATTCCAGGAGGAAAGACAGAATTCTATCCTTCCAGAATCTGTGGAGGAGGATGACGAGGAAG ATGTGAAACGCGAGCAGGCTGGTGTTGCGGAGGAGGAGCAGACAGATGGGGTCGTGGTGTCCCATCAGGCCAATCAGGCCAAGCGGTCAGCCTCAGATGAAGAGGATAAGCAGGGTGTCCAACAGGAATTGTCTCATGCTCAGgatgccccctccctctccatacaGAATGACTCTGACTCTGAGGAATGTCTTTCATGCCAGGCTGAGGTTTCAGCTCCCCGGCTCCAGACTGCCCCACTGCTTGGCACCATGAAGTCTCTGGAGCCCCCTACTGGAGATGACttcctcctgacccctcctgggTGTGAGGTGGCTGTGGAGGGAGGCTCTCTACTCCAGGAGGTGTTGATCTCCCTCAAGGGTCCACTGACATCTGTCCTGGGGCTGGAGACAGAGGCTGTGCTCCTGGAGGTGGAGGTGAACATGGAGGGGTCAGAGGCTGAGAGCGGGGTGGATGAGCTGGCATTGAACCCACAGGAAGAAGCGTGTCTCCCCAGTGATAGACCGGACTACCCAGCAGAGCCCCGAGAGGAGGTGGAAGATGAGCCTTATGAATCTGAGGAGGAGTTAGTGGTGGAACGTTTCAATccaaaggaggaagaggaagatgccGAGGAAATCAACCCTGAGTACTTAACTAAAGAAGATCAGGACATGCCTTCAGTGGaaaaggaggaagaagaagagaatgaagaggagggggcagaggtagaggagaaggaaACAGAGGAGGTTGTggaagatgagaggagggaagaggaggacaaAATGGAGCCAGACTTGGATGTGCCAGTGCAGACAGCCTTATTGGagccaggagaggaagaggatgtaATGTCAACCTCTGTGGAGGATGATTTCCAGCAGGTTCCAGACAGAGACCCTGAGAGAGCTTGTGAGAGCCCTGAGTGCACCAATGAACTGTCTGACCAAACAGTCACAGACCAAGCCTGTCTCCCCCAGCTGCCAAACAGCAGTACACCTCCTCCAGAGTCCCTGGACCAGCCTGAGGCCCCTGCACACACCACACAGGACCAGGAAGAGCCCAGTGTAACAACTGACCAGCCCTGTATAACCAGTCCCAGTGCAGCCGCCGGCCCAGAGCAGAGCCCCCAGGAGCACTGCAGGGGACCAACTGCCACCGAGGATCCTGGGAAACCATCTGGTGGTTCTGAACATAATAGACCCAGGTACACCATTGCCCCTGCCTGGCAAAGGTTGGCTACCAAAGAGCtaacctcccctcctccatctccctcggTCACTGTGCCTGGGGCTGTGGAAACAAAAAGAGACCCCCCAAGTGGAGTAGAGCCACTTAGCCCTGTGGGGGCTGATGTCCCTGCTATTCCCATCCCAACACAGAGCACCACAGCACCCATCATGTCACCTGAAGACACTCCCCCTGCAGCCCAGGAGGAAGAGACCCCTGAGAATCTGTTTGGTGTCAGGCTGAGGAAGACCTCTGTGGGTATGCTTCGCTTAGGCTCAGAGACTGAAACTCCCCCTGCATCCCCAGTACACTCACTTCCCATAGAGCCACAGAGGGCCTCGTTCACTGAACCACAGTCAAACAGCAAACCTGCCCTGCCCAGAAAGCCCTCAGAGCTGGATGGTATGGTCAAGCCAAAGAGAATACCAG ATCTGTCTGTGGGTCGAGAGCCTAGTGGGGGATCTCAATCGTCAAGCTGGATCTCAGTGGCCAGACAAAAGCAGAGGATCTTAAAAGAGAACTCATTGGAGGAAACCACGGATAACAAACACCCTGCAGAGATG GAGGAGTTTTACAGAAAAAAATCCATTCGTACATTGACAAGGCCTGTCAGCAAAGACCAAGCCAAGCCTCCAGGATCTCCTGTTAAAG TGTTGTGTTCCCTGGAGATCTCCAAGCCTGTCGTGGTTGAGAAGGAAGGGAAGAGAGCCCTGGCTCACCCAGCCCCTACAGCCCTGGCTCAGGACGAGCCCCCGTGGTTGGCCCTGGCTAAGAAGAAGGCCAAAGCCTGGAGCGAGATGCCCCAGATAGTGCAGTGA
- the LOC109905038 gene encoding uncharacterized protein KIAA1211-like isoform X2, with protein MAGFYGCLQGKNSDCSIMASGPSDVLTNQDPADTTEECTGKKKSKFQTFKNLFSKKKRKEAAAPAGGDSGLKCSQSSDNVSAPEPALLIRSEKDEGSGSKINMGNKALSHDSVFVSESPLSEVTEGLGVSQDSIHGKVKSLQVIRLGSPPSLCVKKMDDAGTLSEDDGLPCSPPEYSTLHTVLAGVSHRSSKPVQRNSSLSLEGTDSDEDQMSCEMGSRSVSPLVFLPVDFSQPASPMGCLDNTAARHRLAVRHKACAKTRKPTTRVDGRAEGESFQEERQNSILPESVEEDDEEDVKREQAGVAEEEQTDGVVVSHQANQAKRSASDEEDKQGVQQELSHAQDAPSLSIQNDSDSEECLSCQAEVSAPRLQTAPLLGTMKSLEPPTGDDFLLTPPGCEVAVEGGSLLQEVLISLKGPLTSVLGLETEAVLLEVEVNMEGSEAESGVDELALNPQEEACLPSDRPDYPAEPREEVEDEPYESEEELVVERFNPKEEEEDAEEINPEYLTKEDQDMPSVEKEEEEENEEEGAEVEEKETEEVVEDERREEEDKMEPDLDVPVQTALLEPGEEEDVMSTSVEDDFQQVPDRDPERACESPECTNELSDQTVTDQACLPQLPNSSTPPPESLDQPEAPAHTTQDQEEPSVTTDQPCITSPSAAAGPEQSPQEHCRGPTATEDPGKPSGGSEHNRPRYTIAPAWQRLATKELTSPPPSPSVTVPGAVETKRDPPSGVEPLSPVGADVPAIPIPTQSTTAPIMSPEDTPPAAQEEETPENLFGVRLRKTSVGMLRLGSETETPPASPVHSLPIEPQRASFTEPQSNSKPALPRKPSELDGMVKPKRIPDLSVGREPSGGSQSSSWISVARQKQRILKENSLEETTDNKHPAEMEEFYRKKSIRTLTRPVSKDQAKPPGSPVKVLCSLEISKPVVVEKEGKRALAHPAPTALAQDEPPWLALAKKKAKAWSEMPQIVQ; from the exons CAGTGACTGCAGTATCATGGCCTCTGGACCATCAGATGTGTTGACCAACCAGGATCCAGCAGACACCACTGAAGAGTGCACAG GCAAGAAGAAGTCCAAGTTCCAGACCTTCAAGAACTTATTTTCTaagaagaagagaaaggaggCCGCTGCTCCTGCCGGGGGGGACAGTGGGTTGAAGTGTAGCCAGTCTAGTGACAATGTCAGCGCCCCCGAACCTGCACTTCTCATCCGCTCTGAGAAAGACGAGGGCTCTGG GTCAAAAATAAATATGGGTAATAAGGCTCTGTCACATGACAGTGTCTTTGTCTCTGAGTCTCCCCTGTCAGAGGTGACTGAGGGTCTGGGAGTCTCTCAGGACAGCATCCATGGGAAAGTCAAGTCTCTACAG GTCATCAGGCTAGGCTCTCCtccgtctctgtgtgtgaagAAGATGGATGATGCAGGAACTCTTTCAGAAGATGACGGCCTGCCCTGCAGCCCACCAGAGTACTCCACCCTGCACACTGTCCTGGCTGGGGTGTCCCACAGG TCTTCCAAACCGGTGCAGAGGAACAGCTCCCTGAGTCTGGAAGGGACCGACAGTGATGAAGACCAG ATGTCCTGTGAGATGGGCTCCAGATCGGTCAGTCCCCTGGTCTTCCTGCCTGTAGACTTCAGCCAGCCTGCCAGTCCCATGGGCTGTCTGGACAACACTGCCGCTCGCCACCGCCTGGCTGTCCGACACAAGGCCTGTGCCAAGACGAGGAAACCCACCACT AGGGTTGATGGCAGGGCTGAGGGAGAATCATTCCAGGAGGAAAGACAGAATTCTATCCTTCCAGAATCTGTGGAGGAGGATGACGAGGAAG ATGTGAAACGCGAGCAGGCTGGTGTTGCGGAGGAGGAGCAGACAGATGGGGTCGTGGTGTCCCATCAGGCCAATCAGGCCAAGCGGTCAGCCTCAGATGAAGAGGATAAGCAGGGTGTCCAACAGGAATTGTCTCATGCTCAGgatgccccctccctctccatacaGAATGACTCTGACTCTGAGGAATGTCTTTCATGCCAGGCTGAGGTTTCAGCTCCCCGGCTCCAGACTGCCCCACTGCTTGGCACCATGAAGTCTCTGGAGCCCCCTACTGGAGATGACttcctcctgacccctcctgggTGTGAGGTGGCTGTGGAGGGAGGCTCTCTACTCCAGGAGGTGTTGATCTCCCTCAAGGGTCCACTGACATCTGTCCTGGGGCTGGAGACAGAGGCTGTGCTCCTGGAGGTGGAGGTGAACATGGAGGGGTCAGAGGCTGAGAGCGGGGTGGATGAGCTGGCATTGAACCCACAGGAAGAAGCGTGTCTCCCCAGTGATAGACCGGACTACCCAGCAGAGCCCCGAGAGGAGGTGGAAGATGAGCCTTATGAATCTGAGGAGGAGTTAGTGGTGGAACGTTTCAATccaaaggaggaagaggaagatgccGAGGAAATCAACCCTGAGTACTTAACTAAAGAAGATCAGGACATGCCTTCAGTGGaaaaggaggaagaagaagagaatgaagaggagggggcagaggtagaggagaaggaaACAGAGGAGGTTGTggaagatgagaggagggaagaggaggacaaAATGGAGCCAGACTTGGATGTGCCAGTGCAGACAGCCTTATTGGagccaggagaggaagaggatgtaATGTCAACCTCTGTGGAGGATGATTTCCAGCAGGTTCCAGACAGAGACCCTGAGAGAGCTTGTGAGAGCCCTGAGTGCACCAATGAACTGTCTGACCAAACAGTCACAGACCAAGCCTGTCTCCCCCAGCTGCCAAACAGCAGTACACCTCCTCCAGAGTCCCTGGACCAGCCTGAGGCCCCTGCACACACCACACAGGACCAGGAAGAGCCCAGTGTAACAACTGACCAGCCCTGTATAACCAGTCCCAGTGCAGCCGCCGGCCCAGAGCAGAGCCCCCAGGAGCACTGCAGGGGACCAACTGCCACCGAGGATCCTGGGAAACCATCTGGTGGTTCTGAACATAATAGACCCAGGTACACCATTGCCCCTGCCTGGCAAAGGTTGGCTACCAAAGAGCtaacctcccctcctccatctccctcggTCACTGTGCCTGGGGCTGTGGAAACAAAAAGAGACCCCCCAAGTGGAGTAGAGCCACTTAGCCCTGTGGGGGCTGATGTCCCTGCTATTCCCATCCCAACACAGAGCACCACAGCACCCATCATGTCACCTGAAGACACTCCCCCTGCAGCCCAGGAGGAAGAGACCCCTGAGAATCTGTTTGGTGTCAGGCTGAGGAAGACCTCTGTGGGTATGCTTCGCTTAGGCTCAGAGACTGAAACTCCCCCTGCATCCCCAGTACACTCACTTCCCATAGAGCCACAGAGGGCCTCGTTCACTGAACCACAGTCAAACAGCAAACCTGCCCTGCCCAGAAAGCCCTCAGAGCTGGATGGTATGGTCAAGCCAAAGAGAATACCAG ATCTGTCTGTGGGTCGAGAGCCTAGTGGGGGATCTCAATCGTCAAGCTGGATCTCAGTGGCCAGACAAAAGCAGAGGATCTTAAAAGAGAACTCATTGGAGGAAACCACGGATAACAAACACCCTGCAGAGATG GAGGAGTTTTACAGAAAAAAATCCATTCGTACATTGACAAGGCCTGTCAGCAAAGACCAAGCCAAGCCTCCAGGATCTCCTGTTAAAG TGTTGTGTTCCCTGGAGATCTCCAAGCCTGTCGTGGTTGAGAAGGAAGGGAAGAGAGCCCTGGCTCACCCAGCCCCTACAGCCCTGGCTCAGGACGAGCCCCCGTGGTTGGCCCTGGCTAAGAAGAAGGCCAAAGCCTGGAGCGAGATGCCCCAGATAGTGCAGTGA
- the LOC109905038 gene encoding uncharacterized protein KIAA1211-like isoform X3 has translation MAGFYGCLQGKNDCSIMASGPSDVLTNQDPADTTEECTGKKKSKFQTFKNLFSKKKRKEAAAPAGGDSGLKCSQSSDNVSAPEPALLIRSEKDEGSGSKINMGNKALSHDSVFVSESPLSEVTEGLGVSQDSIHGKVKSLQVIRLGSPPSLCVKKMDDAGTLSEDDGLPCSPPEYSTLHTVLAGVSHRSSKPVQRNSSLSLEGTDSDEDQMSCEMGSRSVSPLVFLPVDFSQPASPMGCLDNTAARHRLAVRHKACAKTRKPTTRVDGRAEGESFQEERQNSILPESVEEDDEEDVKREQAGVAEEEQTDGVVVSHQANQAKRSASDEEDKQGVQQELSHAQDAPSLSIQNDSDSEECLSCQAEVSAPRLQTAPLLGTMKSLEPPTGDDFLLTPPGCEVAVEGGSLLQEVLISLKGPLTSVLGLETEAVLLEVEVNMEGSEAESGVDELALNPQEEACLPSDRPDYPAEPREEVEDEPYESEEELVVERFNPKEEEEDAEEINPEYLTKEDQDMPSVEKEEEEENEEEGAEVEEKETEEVVEDERREEEDKMEPDLDVPVQTALLEPGEEEDVMSTSVEDDFQQVPDRDPERACESPECTNELSDQTVTDQACLPQLPNSSTPPPESLDQPEAPAHTTQDQEEPSVTTDQPCITSPSAAAGPEQSPQEHCRGPTATEDPGKPSGGSEHNRPRYTIAPAWQRLATKELTSPPPSPSVTVPGAVETKRDPPSGVEPLSPVGADVPAIPIPTQSTTAPIMSPEDTPPAAQEEETPENLFGVRLRKTSVGMLRLGSETETPPASPVHSLPIEPQRASFTEPQSNSKPALPRKPSELDGMVKPKRIPDLSVGREPSGGSQSSSWISVARQKQRILKENSLEETTDNKHPAEMEEFYRKKSIRTLTRPVSKDQAKPPGSPVKVLCSLEISKPVVVEKEGKRALAHPAPTALAQDEPPWLALAKKKAKAWSEMPQIVQ, from the exons TGACTGCAGTATCATGGCCTCTGGACCATCAGATGTGTTGACCAACCAGGATCCAGCAGACACCACTGAAGAGTGCACAG GCAAGAAGAAGTCCAAGTTCCAGACCTTCAAGAACTTATTTTCTaagaagaagagaaaggaggCCGCTGCTCCTGCCGGGGGGGACAGTGGGTTGAAGTGTAGCCAGTCTAGTGACAATGTCAGCGCCCCCGAACCTGCACTTCTCATCCGCTCTGAGAAAGACGAGGGCTCTGG GTCAAAAATAAATATGGGTAATAAGGCTCTGTCACATGACAGTGTCTTTGTCTCTGAGTCTCCCCTGTCAGAGGTGACTGAGGGTCTGGGAGTCTCTCAGGACAGCATCCATGGGAAAGTCAAGTCTCTACAG GTCATCAGGCTAGGCTCTCCtccgtctctgtgtgtgaagAAGATGGATGATGCAGGAACTCTTTCAGAAGATGACGGCCTGCCCTGCAGCCCACCAGAGTACTCCACCCTGCACACTGTCCTGGCTGGGGTGTCCCACAGG TCTTCCAAACCGGTGCAGAGGAACAGCTCCCTGAGTCTGGAAGGGACCGACAGTGATGAAGACCAG ATGTCCTGTGAGATGGGCTCCAGATCGGTCAGTCCCCTGGTCTTCCTGCCTGTAGACTTCAGCCAGCCTGCCAGTCCCATGGGCTGTCTGGACAACACTGCCGCTCGCCACCGCCTGGCTGTCCGACACAAGGCCTGTGCCAAGACGAGGAAACCCACCACT AGGGTTGATGGCAGGGCTGAGGGAGAATCATTCCAGGAGGAAAGACAGAATTCTATCCTTCCAGAATCTGTGGAGGAGGATGACGAGGAAG ATGTGAAACGCGAGCAGGCTGGTGTTGCGGAGGAGGAGCAGACAGATGGGGTCGTGGTGTCCCATCAGGCCAATCAGGCCAAGCGGTCAGCCTCAGATGAAGAGGATAAGCAGGGTGTCCAACAGGAATTGTCTCATGCTCAGgatgccccctccctctccatacaGAATGACTCTGACTCTGAGGAATGTCTTTCATGCCAGGCTGAGGTTTCAGCTCCCCGGCTCCAGACTGCCCCACTGCTTGGCACCATGAAGTCTCTGGAGCCCCCTACTGGAGATGACttcctcctgacccctcctgggTGTGAGGTGGCTGTGGAGGGAGGCTCTCTACTCCAGGAGGTGTTGATCTCCCTCAAGGGTCCACTGACATCTGTCCTGGGGCTGGAGACAGAGGCTGTGCTCCTGGAGGTGGAGGTGAACATGGAGGGGTCAGAGGCTGAGAGCGGGGTGGATGAGCTGGCATTGAACCCACAGGAAGAAGCGTGTCTCCCCAGTGATAGACCGGACTACCCAGCAGAGCCCCGAGAGGAGGTGGAAGATGAGCCTTATGAATCTGAGGAGGAGTTAGTGGTGGAACGTTTCAATccaaaggaggaagaggaagatgccGAGGAAATCAACCCTGAGTACTTAACTAAAGAAGATCAGGACATGCCTTCAGTGGaaaaggaggaagaagaagagaatgaagaggagggggcagaggtagaggagaaggaaACAGAGGAGGTTGTggaagatgagaggagggaagaggaggacaaAATGGAGCCAGACTTGGATGTGCCAGTGCAGACAGCCTTATTGGagccaggagaggaagaggatgtaATGTCAACCTCTGTGGAGGATGATTTCCAGCAGGTTCCAGACAGAGACCCTGAGAGAGCTTGTGAGAGCCCTGAGTGCACCAATGAACTGTCTGACCAAACAGTCACAGACCAAGCCTGTCTCCCCCAGCTGCCAAACAGCAGTACACCTCCTCCAGAGTCCCTGGACCAGCCTGAGGCCCCTGCACACACCACACAGGACCAGGAAGAGCCCAGTGTAACAACTGACCAGCCCTGTATAACCAGTCCCAGTGCAGCCGCCGGCCCAGAGCAGAGCCCCCAGGAGCACTGCAGGGGACCAACTGCCACCGAGGATCCTGGGAAACCATCTGGTGGTTCTGAACATAATAGACCCAGGTACACCATTGCCCCTGCCTGGCAAAGGTTGGCTACCAAAGAGCtaacctcccctcctccatctccctcggTCACTGTGCCTGGGGCTGTGGAAACAAAAAGAGACCCCCCAAGTGGAGTAGAGCCACTTAGCCCTGTGGGGGCTGATGTCCCTGCTATTCCCATCCCAACACAGAGCACCACAGCACCCATCATGTCACCTGAAGACACTCCCCCTGCAGCCCAGGAGGAAGAGACCCCTGAGAATCTGTTTGGTGTCAGGCTGAGGAAGACCTCTGTGGGTATGCTTCGCTTAGGCTCAGAGACTGAAACTCCCCCTGCATCCCCAGTACACTCACTTCCCATAGAGCCACAGAGGGCCTCGTTCACTGAACCACAGTCAAACAGCAAACCTGCCCTGCCCAGAAAGCCCTCAGAGCTGGATGGTATGGTCAAGCCAAAGAGAATACCAG ATCTGTCTGTGGGTCGAGAGCCTAGTGGGGGATCTCAATCGTCAAGCTGGATCTCAGTGGCCAGACAAAAGCAGAGGATCTTAAAAGAGAACTCATTGGAGGAAACCACGGATAACAAACACCCTGCAGAGATG GAGGAGTTTTACAGAAAAAAATCCATTCGTACATTGACAAGGCCTGTCAGCAAAGACCAAGCCAAGCCTCCAGGATCTCCTGTTAAAG TGTTGTGTTCCCTGGAGATCTCCAAGCCTGTCGTGGTTGAGAAGGAAGGGAAGAGAGCCCTGGCTCACCCAGCCCCTACAGCCCTGGCTCAGGACGAGCCCCCGTGGTTGGCCCTGGCTAAGAAGAAGGCCAAAGCCTGGAGCGAGATGCCCCAGATAGTGCAGTGA